The sequence ATTTGTAAATTGTTGTGATAAGGACAAAAGTATTCAATCTTCTCTGATCAAAAACATTAGGTCCTGCAAGCCCATATTTATACCGAATGAAGAAAAGTTCTTTAAAACAGATCCGTTTGATTGCATGAACTACGTGCGTTCGCGGCCAGCAGTGCGTTCTGATTGTACATTTGGACCCATGGAACAAGTAAcagtcatattaaataataacatattgataaacttatattatatttgtattataataaaaataataacacgtcTTACCGAAGCTATTCTGAAGGAAGGGCTCTGATGGTGTCTCGAATAGGCCAAGTCCATATAAAGACATATACAGAAAAACGCGTGGAAATATTTTCAGCATTCCAGTGTTTAGAACTTTCGCTGCAAATTCAAAAAAACCACAGAcactaatgaaatattaaaaatttgtaaattaaatttgtatttaagaaGTATTTATGTTTCACAGATGAACCAAGCTACCCATTATTTAGACGCGTCGATGATATATGGTACGACGGAACAACAAATGATGTCGTTGAGACATATGGAGTACGGCCGAGTGAAGGCAGGAGTCCTAATTAAGTATCCGGTAAAAACTAACATCACTCCGGAAAACCCCTATACGAACGTTTGTCAGGACGGTTCCGGCACTTGTTATAAGTTTGGCGACATTCGAGCAAACGCGTTCCCTCAACTTTCTACCTTGTACATGCTGTGGATAAATGAACACAACCGGTTATCCTACCAACTGTCTCGAGAAAAACCTAACTGGACTGAC is a genomic window of Acyrthosiphon pisum isolate AL4f unplaced genomic scaffold, pea_aphid_22Mar2018_4r6ur Scaffold_17575;HRSCAF=18245, whole genome shotgun sequence containing:
- the LOC103311750 gene encoding peroxidase mlt-7-like; its protein translation is MNYVRSRPAVRSDCTFGPMEQMNQATHYLDASMIYGTTEQQMMSLRHMEYGRVKAGVLIKYPVKTNITPENPYTNVCQDGSGTCYKFGDIRANAFPQLSTLYMLWINEHNRLSYQLSREKPNWTDDQLFWETRKIVTACIQHITYNEWLPALLGVNYTKENGLGLGNSTTYDENADPTVSNSFATAILPFANSMITDKIS